Proteins from a genomic interval of Actinoalloteichus hymeniacidonis:
- the rpsQ gene encoding 30S ribosomal protein S17, with protein sequence MSENEQKTETRNNRKVREGYVVSDKMDKTVVVQLEDRKKHSLYGKVLRSTTKVKVHDEQNAAGVGDRVLLMETRPLSATKRWRLVEILEKAR encoded by the coding sequence ATGAGCGAGAACGAGCAGAAGACCGAGACGCGGAACAACCGCAAGGTTCGCGAGGGTTACGTCGTCTCGGACAAGATGGACAAGACGGTCGTCGTGCAGTTGGAAGACCGTAAGAAGCACTCGCTGTACGGCAAGGTTCTGCGCAGCACCACCAAGGTCAAGGTGCACGACGAGCAGAACGCCGCAGGCGTGGGCGACCGGGTCCTGCTGATGGAGACCCGACCGCTGTCGGCAACGAAGCGCTGGCGGCTCGTCGAGATCCTCGAGAAGGCCAGGTAA
- the rplB gene encoding 50S ribosomal protein L2 yields the protein MGIRKYKPTTPGRRGASVADFAEITRSTPEKSLVRPLHGRGGRNAHGKITTRHKGGGHKRAYRLIDFRRSDKDGVPAKVAHIEYDPNRTARIALLHYADGEKRYIIAPEKTRQGDAIESGPRADIKPGNNLPLRNIPTGTVVHAIELRPGGGAKIARSAGASVQLVAKDGPYAQLRMPSGEIRNVDVRCRATVGEVGNSEQANINWGKAGRMRWKGKRPTVRGVAMNPVDHPHGGGEGKTSGGRHPVNPAGKPEGRTRRRKASDSLIVRRRRTGKKR from the coding sequence ATGGGCATCCGCAAGTACAAGCCGACGACACCGGGTCGTCGTGGTGCCAGCGTGGCCGACTTCGCCGAGATCACTCGGTCGACGCCGGAGAAGTCGCTGGTCCGTCCGCTGCACGGCCGAGGCGGCCGTAACGCGCACGGCAAGATCACGACCCGGCACAAGGGTGGTGGCCACAAGCGCGCCTACCGTCTGATCGACTTCCGTCGGTCGGACAAGGACGGCGTGCCTGCCAAGGTCGCGCACATCGAGTACGACCCGAACCGCACCGCCCGCATCGCGCTGCTGCACTACGCAGACGGCGAGAAGCGTTACATCATCGCGCCTGAGAAGACGCGACAGGGCGATGCGATCGAGAGCGGTCCCCGGGCTGACATCAAGCCGGGTAACAACCTGCCGCTGCGCAACATCCCGACCGGCACCGTGGTGCACGCGATCGAGCTCCGGCCCGGTGGCGGAGCCAAGATCGCTCGGTCGGCGGGTGCCAGCGTGCAGCTGGTGGCCAAGGACGGGCCCTACGCCCAGCTCCGGATGCCGTCCGGTGAGATCCGCAACGTGGACGTGCGCTGTCGCGCCACGGTCGGTGAGGTCGGCAACTCCGAGCAGGCGAACATCAACTGGGGCAAGGCTGGCCGGATGCGGTGGAAGGGCAAGCGCCCGACCGTCCGTGGTGTCGCCATGAACCCGGTCGACCACCCGCACGGTGGTGGTGAGGGTAAGACGTCCGGTGGTCGTCACCCGGTTAACCCGGCTGGTAAGCCCGAGGGCCGTACCCGCCGTCGTAAGGCAAGTGACTCGCTCATCGTGCGCCGACGCCGTACCGGCAAGAAGCGCTGA
- the rplE gene encoding 50S ribosomal protein L5: MTTAEKIVPRLKLRYREEIVAALREQFDYSNVMQVPGIVKVVVNMGVGDAARDGKLIEPAVRDLATITGQRPEVRRARKSIAQFKLREGMPIGARATLRGDRMWEFMDRLLTIALPRIRDFRGLSDRQFDGNGNYTFGLSEQSMFHEIDPDSIDRPRGMDITVVTTAINDEEGRALLRHLGFPFKSADSGR, from the coding sequence ATGACGACTGCTGAGAAGATCGTCCCCCGACTGAAGCTCCGTTACCGCGAGGAGATCGTCGCCGCCCTGCGCGAGCAGTTCGACTACTCGAACGTGATGCAGGTTCCCGGCATCGTCAAGGTCGTCGTGAACATGGGCGTCGGAGACGCTGCCAGGGACGGCAAGCTGATCGAGCCCGCAGTCCGCGACCTCGCGACGATCACCGGCCAGCGCCCCGAGGTTCGGCGCGCCCGCAAGTCCATCGCGCAGTTCAAGCTGCGTGAGGGGATGCCGATCGGCGCCAGGGCGACGCTGCGCGGCGACCGGATGTGGGAGTTCATGGACCGGCTGCTGACCATCGCGCTGCCGCGTATCCGTGACTTCCGCGGCCTGTCGGACCGCCAGTTCGACGGCAACGGCAACTACACCTTCGGGCTGAGCGAGCAGTCGATGTTCCACGAGATCGACCCCGACTCGATCGACCGCCCCAGGGGTATGGACATCACGGTCGTCACCACCGCGATCAACGACGAGGAGGGGCGGGCGCTGCTGCGGCACCTCGGTTTTCCCTTCAAGTCCGCCGACAGCGGACGATGA
- the rpsE gene encoding 30S ribosomal protein S5 produces MPGRTRREGGGERGERRDRRDGGRGGAAPEKTPHIERVVAINRVAKVVKGGRRFSFTALVVVGDGDGLVGVGYGKAKEVPAAIAKGVEEAKKNFFRVPRIAGTITHPIQGEKAAGVVMLRPASPGTGVIAGGPVRAVLECAGVHDVLSKSLGSDNAINVVHATVAALKGLQRPEEVAARRGLPLEDVAPARMLRARAGQGV; encoded by the coding sequence ATGCCAGGACGCACACGTCGTGAGGGTGGTGGCGAGCGCGGCGAGCGCCGCGACCGCCGGGACGGTGGCCGCGGCGGGGCGGCTCCAGAGAAAACCCCGCACATCGAGCGCGTTGTCGCGATCAACCGTGTCGCGAAGGTCGTCAAGGGTGGTCGTCGGTTCAGCTTCACCGCCCTGGTAGTCGTCGGTGACGGCGACGGCCTGGTCGGCGTCGGCTACGGCAAGGCCAAGGAGGTGCCTGCCGCGATCGCCAAGGGTGTGGAAGAGGCGAAGAAGAACTTCTTCCGTGTTCCCCGGATCGCGGGCACCATCACTCACCCCATCCAGGGTGAGAAGGCCGCAGGCGTGGTCATGCTTCGGCCGGCCAGCCCCGGTACCGGTGTTATCGCCGGTGGCCCGGTGCGTGCCGTGCTGGAGTGCGCCGGAGTTCACGACGTGCTGAGCAAGTCGCTGGGTAGCGACAACGCCATCAACGTCGTGCACGCCACGGTGGCCGCGCTCAAGGGTCTGCAGCGTCCGGAGGAGGTGGCTGCCCGTCGCGGCCTGCCGCTCGAGGACGTCGCTCCCGCTCGTATGCTGCGGGCTCGTGCCGGACAGGGGGTGTGA
- the rplC gene encoding 50S ribosomal protein L3, which translates to MSDRQIKGILGTKLGMTQVFDENNRIVPVTVVKADPNVVTQIRTDEKDGYSAVQLAYGAIDPRKVNKPETGHFNKATVTPRRHLVELRSSNAGDYEVGQEVTADVFDQGTLVDVVATSKGKGTAGVMKRHGFAGLSASHGTQRKHRSPGSIGGCATPGRVFKGVRMAGRMGHVRVTTQNLTVHRVDLEAGLILLKGAVPGPKGGLVLVKSAAKGGV; encoded by the coding sequence ATGTCTGACAGGCAGATCAAGGGGATCCTGGGAACCAAGCTTGGTATGACCCAGGTCTTCGACGAGAACAACCGGATCGTACCGGTCACGGTCGTTAAGGCCGATCCGAACGTGGTCACCCAGATCCGGACCGACGAGAAGGACGGCTATTCAGCCGTTCAACTGGCCTACGGCGCCATCGACCCTCGCAAGGTCAACAAGCCCGAGACCGGCCACTTCAATAAGGCGACGGTGACGCCTCGCAGGCACCTGGTGGAGCTGCGCAGCAGCAACGCGGGCGACTACGAGGTCGGCCAGGAGGTGACGGCCGACGTGTTCGATCAGGGCACGCTGGTCGACGTCGTGGCCACGAGCAAGGGTAAGGGCACCGCTGGTGTCATGAAGCGGCACGGCTTCGCAGGTCTGAGCGCCAGCCACGGTACTCAGCGCAAGCACCGCTCGCCCGGCTCCATCGGCGGCTGCGCCACCCCCGGACGCGTCTTCAAGGGCGTTCGGATGGCCGGTCGGATGGGCCACGTGCGCGTCACCACGCAGAACCTGACCGTGCACCGGGTCGACCTGGAAGCCGGACTCATCCTGCTCAAGGGTGCTGTTCCCGGCCCGAAGGGTGGACTCGTGCTGGTCAAGAGCGCTGCTAAGGGCGGTGTCTGA
- the rplP gene encoding 50S ribosomal protein L16, with the protein MLIPRKVKFRKQHRPDRGGAAKGGTRVTFGEYGIQALEPAYVTNRQIESARIAINRHIRRGGKVWINIFPDRPLTKKPAETRMGSGKGSPEQWISNVKPGRVLFEMTYPNETVAREALLRAIHKLPMKCRIVTREGGEF; encoded by the coding sequence GTGCTCATCCCGCGTAAGGTCAAGTTCCGTAAGCAGCACCGTCCCGACCGGGGCGGCGCCGCCAAGGGCGGGACGCGGGTCACCTTCGGTGAGTACGGGATCCAGGCTCTGGAGCCCGCGTACGTCACCAACAGGCAGATCGAGTCGGCTCGTATCGCCATCAACCGCCACATCCGTCGTGGTGGCAAGGTCTGGATCAACATCTTCCCGGACCGTCCGCTGACCAAGAAGCCTGCTGAGACCCGGATGGGTTCCGGTAAGGGTTCGCCGGAGCAGTGGATCTCCAACGTGAAGCCCGGTCGGGTGCTGTTCGAGATGACTTACCCGAACGAGACCGTGGCCCGTGAGGCACTGCTTCGCGCGATCCACAAGCTTCCGATGAAGTGCCGCATCGTGACACGTGAGGGTGGTGAGTTCTGA
- the rpmD gene encoding 50S ribosomal protein L30, producing the protein MAQLKVTQLRSRIGVKQNQRDSLRTLGLRKIRQEVVREDTPQVRGLIHTVRHLVKVEEVN; encoded by the coding sequence ATGGCTCAGCTCAAGGTGACCCAGCTTCGCAGCCGCATCGGCGTCAAGCAGAACCAGCGGGACTCGCTGCGCACCCTCGGGCTGCGCAAGATCCGCCAGGAAGTCGTGCGCGAGGACACTCCCCAGGTTCGCGGATTGATCCACACCGTGCGTCACCTGGTGAAGGTCGAAGAGGTGAACTGA
- a CDS encoding type Z 30S ribosomal protein S14 produces the protein MAKKSLVAKAARKPKFAVRAYTRCQRCGRPHSVFRKFGLCRVCLREMAHAGELPGVRKSSW, from the coding sequence ATGGCTAAGAAGTCGCTGGTTGCCAAGGCAGCACGCAAGCCGAAGTTCGCGGTGCGGGCTTACACCCGTTGCCAGCGTTGCGGTCGCCCGCACTCGGTGTTTCGCAAGTTCGGTCTCTGCCGGGTGTGCCTTCGCGAGATGGCCCACGCGGGCGAGCTCCCGGGCGTTCGCAAGTCCAGCTGGTGA
- the rpsS gene encoding 30S ribosomal protein S19, with the protein MPRSLKKGPFVDDHLLKKVDVLNESGKKTVIKTWSRRSTIIPDMLGHTFAVHDGRKHVPVFVSEAMVGHKLGEFAPTRTFKGHVKEDRRSRRR; encoded by the coding sequence ATGCCACGCAGCCTGAAGAAGGGCCCGTTCGTCGACGACCACCTGCTCAAGAAGGTGGACGTACTGAACGAGTCTGGCAAGAAGACGGTGATCAAGACTTGGTCCCGGCGCTCGACCATTATTCCGGACATGCTCGGGCACACGTTCGCTGTGCACGACGGTCGCAAGCACGTCCCGGTGTTCGTCTCCGAGGCGATGGTGGGTCACAAGTTGGGCGAGTTCGCCCCGACCCGCACCTTCAAGGGTCACGTCAAGGAAGACCGCAGGTCTCGCCGCCGCTGA
- the rpmC gene encoding 50S ribosomal protein L29 yields the protein MAAVSTAAELRELTESELVQRLREAKEELFNLRFQMATGQLENNRRLRVVRHDIARIYTVMRERELGLSVSPDQADATTSEGAA from the coding sequence ATGGCAGCGGTCAGCACCGCAGCCGAGCTGCGTGAGCTCACCGAGAGCGAGCTCGTGCAGCGTCTTCGGGAAGCCAAGGAGGAGCTGTTCAACCTCCGATTCCAGATGGCCACCGGGCAGCTGGAGAACAACCGTCGGCTGCGTGTCGTGCGGCATGACATCGCCAGGATCTACACCGTGATGCGTGAGCGCGAGCTGGGCTTGTCCGTCTCGCCGGACCAGGCGGACGCGACCACGAGTGAAGGTGCGGCATGA
- the rplW gene encoding 50S ribosomal protein L23, which produces MIPDPRDILVAPVVSEKSYGLLEDKKYTFVVVPDANKTQIKIAVEQVFGVKVASVNTLNRQGKRKRTRTGYGKRKDTKRAIVTLHPESKPIEIFGGPAA; this is translated from the coding sequence GTGATCCCCGACCCTCGCGACATCTTGGTTGCTCCGGTCGTCTCCGAGAAGAGCTACGGCCTTCTCGAGGACAAGAAGTACACCTTCGTGGTGGTGCCGGACGCCAACAAGACGCAGATCAAGATCGCCGTCGAGCAGGTCTTCGGCGTGAAGGTCGCGAGCGTGAACACGCTCAACCGTCAGGGTAAGCGCAAGCGCACCCGCACCGGGTACGGCAAGCGCAAGGACACCAAGCGGGCGATCGTGACCTTGCACCCGGAGAGCAAGCCGATCGAGATCTTCGGCGGTCCGGCCGCGTGA
- the rplR gene encoding 50S ribosomal protein L18 encodes MSESTATTVAKRKPVGKDVSTVRRVARARRHFRIRKKVAGTAERPRLAVTRSSRHMVAQVIDDLAGVTLASASTLEADVRALDGDKKARAAKVGALVADRAKSAGIQGVVFDRGGHEYHGRIAALAEAAREAGLEF; translated from the coding sequence ATGAGCGAGAGCACTGCAACCACCGTTGCCAAGCGCAAGCCCGTTGGCAAGGACGTCTCCACGGTGCGTCGGGTGGCCAGGGCGCGCAGGCACTTCCGTATCCGGAAGAAGGTCGCGGGCACTGCCGAGCGTCCTCGTCTCGCCGTCACTCGGTCCTCGCGGCACATGGTCGCCCAGGTGATCGACGACCTGGCCGGCGTGACGCTGGCTTCGGCGTCGACGCTGGAAGCCGACGTCCGAGCGCTGGACGGCGACAAGAAGGCCCGTGCGGCCAAGGTCGGCGCGTTGGTCGCCGACCGGGCCAAGAGCGCGGGCATCCAGGGTGTCGTCTTCGACCGCGGTGGCCACGAGTACCACGGCCGCATCGCCGCACTCGCTGAGGCGGCGCGCGAGGCGGGGCTGGAGTTCTGA
- the rplD gene encoding 50S ribosomal protein L4: MSANVEIKTPDGKADGSIELPADVFDVQANVSLMHQVVVAQQAAARQGTHDTKTRGEVRGGGRKPYRQKGTGRARQGSVRAPQFVGGGVVHGPTPRDYTQRTPKKMKAAALRGALSDRAREGQIHVVTSLVDGEKPSTKFARQALRTITEARRVLVVLDRDDVLAWQSLRNLPDVHLIAPDQLNTYDVLVNDDLVFTKAAMERFLSGSVRRAGKASARSGEIADATESNSDGEAGK, encoded by the coding sequence ATGAGCGCGAACGTTGAGATCAAGACCCCGGACGGCAAGGCCGACGGCAGCATCGAGCTGCCCGCCGACGTCTTCGACGTCCAGGCGAACGTGTCCTTGATGCACCAGGTCGTGGTCGCTCAGCAGGCGGCTGCTCGGCAGGGTACGCACGACACCAAGACCCGCGGCGAGGTTCGCGGTGGTGGGCGTAAGCCTTACCGCCAGAAGGGCACCGGCCGCGCCCGTCAGGGTTCGGTTCGTGCGCCGCAGTTCGTCGGTGGTGGCGTCGTGCACGGCCCGACGCCCCGCGACTACACGCAGCGGACGCCCAAGAAGATGAAGGCCGCCGCGCTGCGCGGTGCGCTGTCCGACCGGGCCCGTGAGGGACAGATTCACGTCGTCACCTCGCTGGTGGATGGCGAGAAGCCGTCGACCAAGTTCGCCCGGCAGGCACTGCGCACCATCACCGAGGCCCGTCGCGTGCTGGTCGTTCTCGACCGCGACGACGTGCTGGCGTGGCAGAGCCTGCGCAACCTTCCCGACGTGCACCTGATCGCTCCCGACCAGCTCAACACGTACGACGTGCTGGTCAACGACGACCTGGTGTTCACGAAGGCGGCCATGGAGAGGTTCCTCTCCGGTTCGGTCCGGCGGGCTGGCAAGGCCTCCGCACGGTCCGGCGAGATCGCCGACGCTACCGAGTCCAACTCAGATGGGGAGGCTGGGAAGTGA
- the rplO gene encoding 50S ribosomal protein L15, producing MAIKIHHLRPAPGSKTAKTRVGRGEGSKGKTAGRGTKGTKARSNVKAGFEGGQLPLQMRLPKLKGFKNRFRVEYQPVNIGDLARLFPEGGTIGIAEMVAAGAVRKNQLVKVLGNGDLGDVKLNVTASAFSGSAIEKITAAGGTTTTA from the coding sequence ATGGCCATCAAGATTCACCACCTGCGGCCTGCCCCGGGATCCAAGACCGCGAAGACCCGTGTCGGTCGCGGTGAGGGTTCCAAGGGCAAGACCGCTGGTCGTGGTACCAAGGGCACGAAGGCCCGGAGCAATGTGAAGGCCGGTTTCGAGGGTGGCCAGCTGCCCTTGCAGATGCGGCTGCCTAAGCTCAAGGGCTTCAAGAACCGGTTCCGCGTCGAGTACCAGCCCGTCAACATCGGTGATCTGGCTCGGCTGTTCCCCGAGGGTGGCACCATCGGCATCGCCGAGATGGTCGCCGCGGGTGCGGTCCGGAAGAACCAGTTGGTCAAGGTGCTGGGCAACGGCGACCTCGGCGACGTGAAGTTGAACGTCACCGCGAGCGCCTTCTCCGGCAGCGCGATCGAGAAGATCACGGCGGCCGGTGGGACCACCACCACCGCCTGA
- the rpsH gene encoding 30S ribosomal protein S8, translated as MTMTDPIADFLTRLRNANSAYHDEVVLPHSKLKANIAEILKREGYISGHRVEQGEKCQNLVVELKYGPNRERSIAGLRRVSKPGLRVYAKSTNLPKVLGGLGVAIISSSGGLVTDRQAGKQGVGGEVLAYVW; from the coding sequence ATGACCATGACCGACCCGATCGCAGACTTCTTGACTCGTCTGCGTAACGCCAACTCGGCATATCACGACGAGGTCGTGTTGCCGCACTCCAAGCTCAAGGCGAACATCGCCGAGATCCTCAAGCGCGAGGGCTACATCTCGGGGCACCGCGTCGAGCAGGGTGAGAAGTGCCAGAACCTGGTCGTCGAGCTGAAGTACGGCCCGAACCGCGAGCGCAGCATCGCGGGTCTGCGGCGCGTGTCCAAGCCCGGTCTTCGGGTCTACGCCAAGTCGACCAACCTGCCCAAGGTGTTGGGCGGTCTCGGAGTGGCGATCATCTCCTCCTCCGGCGGTCTGGTGACCGACCGGCAGGCAGGCAAGCAGGGCGTGGGCGGGGAAGTCCTCGCCTACGTCTGGTGA
- the rpsC gene encoding 30S ribosomal protein S3 — MGQKINPHGFRLGITTDWKSRWYADKQYAEYVSEDVKIRRMLSKGMERAGISKVEIERTRDRVRVDIHTARPGIVIGRRGAEADRIRGELEKLTKKQIQLNILEVKGSEADSQLVAQNVAEQLSNRVSFRRAMRKAMQSSMRSPQVKGIRVQVSGRLGGAEMSRSEFYREGRVPLHTLRADIDYGFFEAKTTFGRIGVKVWIYKGELVGGLKAREAAAAEARAPRRDRADRPDRSNRRRSGASGTTAAGTEAGRAAAEAVTAEKTTAAAGEKTEG, encoded by the coding sequence GTGGGTCAGAAAATCAACCCGCACGGCTTCCGGCTGGGGATCACCACCGACTGGAAGTCCCGCTGGTACGCCGACAAGCAGTACGCCGAGTATGTGTCGGAGGATGTCAAGATCCGCCGAATGCTCTCCAAGGGCATGGAGCGGGCAGGCATCTCCAAGGTGGAGATCGAGCGCACCCGGGACCGGGTTCGCGTCGACATCCACACCGCTCGTCCCGGCATCGTGATCGGCCGCCGAGGCGCGGAGGCCGACCGGATCCGCGGTGAGCTCGAGAAGCTCACCAAGAAGCAGATCCAGCTCAACATCCTCGAGGTCAAGGGCTCCGAGGCCGACTCGCAGCTCGTGGCGCAGAACGTCGCGGAGCAGCTCTCCAACCGCGTGTCCTTCCGTCGCGCGATGCGTAAGGCGATGCAGTCGTCGATGCGCTCGCCGCAGGTCAAGGGCATTCGGGTGCAGGTCAGCGGCCGCCTCGGCGGTGCTGAGATGTCGCGCTCGGAGTTCTACCGCGAGGGTCGCGTCCCGCTGCACACGCTGCGGGCCGACATCGACTACGGATTCTTCGAGGCCAAGACGACCTTCGGTCGGATCGGCGTGAAGGTCTGGATCTACAAGGGTGAGCTGGTCGGTGGCCTGAAGGCCCGCGAGGCTGCGGCTGCCGAGGCTCGGGCCCCGCGTCGGGACCGCGCGGACCGGCCGGACCGGTCGAACCGTCGTCGCTCCGGTGCCTCTGGCACGACCGCAGCGGGCACCGAGGCCGGGCGCGCCGCGGCCGAGGCCGTGACTGCGGAGAAGACGACGGCTGCGGCCGGCGAGAAGACGGAGGGCTGA
- the rpsJ gene encoding 30S ribosomal protein S10, whose translation MAGQKIRIRLKAYDHEAIDASARKIVETVTRTGARVVGPVPLPTEKNVYCVIRSPHKYKDSREHFEMRTHKRLIDILDPSPKTVDALMRIDLPASVDVNIQ comes from the coding sequence ATGGCGGGACAGAAGATCCGCATCCGGCTCAAGGCCTACGACCACGAGGCGATCGACGCGTCCGCGCGCAAGATCGTCGAGACCGTGACGCGCACCGGCGCTCGGGTCGTCGGACCTGTGCCGCTGCCCACCGAGAAGAACGTGTACTGCGTCATCCGCTCGCCGCACAAGTACAAGGATTCGCGCGAGCACTTCGAGATGCGCACGCACAAGCGTCTGATCGACATTCTCGACCCGTCGCCGAAGACGGTGGACGCGCTGATGCGCATCGACCTGCCGGCCAGTGTCGACGTCAACATTCAGTGA
- the rplF gene encoding 50S ribosomal protein L6 — protein MSRIGKLPVTVPSGVEVTLDGRLVTVKGPKGTLSHTLAEPISAERSEDGAVVVKRPDDERKSRALHGLSRTLVNNLIIGVSQGYEKKLEIHGVGYRVVLKGGELEFALGYSHPVKITPPEGISFAVESPTKFSVQGIDKQRVGEVAANIRKLRKPDPYKGKGVRYAGEVIRRKVGKTGK, from the coding sequence ATGTCGCGCATCGGAAAACTGCCGGTAACCGTGCCCTCCGGCGTCGAGGTCACTCTCGATGGCCGCTTGGTGACGGTCAAGGGGCCCAAGGGCACCCTGTCGCACACCCTTGCCGAGCCGATCAGCGCTGAGCGCTCGGAGGACGGCGCGGTTGTGGTGAAGCGCCCCGACGACGAGCGGAAGAGCCGTGCACTGCACGGGTTGAGCCGCACGCTGGTCAACAACCTGATCATCGGCGTCAGCCAGGGCTACGAGAAGAAGCTCGAGATCCACGGCGTTGGTTACCGTGTGGTGCTGAAGGGCGGCGAGCTCGAGTTCGCCCTCGGCTACAGCCACCCGGTGAAGATCACGCCGCCGGAGGGCATCAGCTTCGCGGTCGAGAGCCCGACCAAGTTCTCGGTCCAGGGCATCGACAAGCAGCGGGTTGGCGAGGTTGCTGCCAACATTCGGAAGCTGCGCAAGCCCGACCCGTACAAGGGTAAGGGCGTGCGGTACGCGGGTGAGGTCATCCGCCGCAAGGTCGGAAAGACGGGTAAGTGA
- the rplX gene encoding 50S ribosomal protein L24, whose amino-acid sequence MKVHKGDTVVVIAGKDKGAKGKVIKAYPQTSRILVEGVNRIKKHTKISRTQRGAQSGGIVTQEAPIHVSNVQVVDSDGTPTRVGYRTDEDGRRVRISRRNGKDI is encoded by the coding sequence ATGAAGGTGCACAAGGGCGACACTGTCGTGGTCATCGCAGGCAAGGACAAGGGCGCGAAGGGCAAGGTCATCAAGGCCTACCCGCAGACGTCGCGGATCCTGGTCGAGGGTGTGAACCGCATCAAGAAGCACACCAAGATCAGCCGCACCCAGCGTGGCGCGCAGTCCGGTGGCATCGTGACCCAGGAAGCGCCGATCCACGTCAGCAACGTTCAGGTGGTGGACTCGGACGGTACTCCGACCAGGGTCGGCTACCGGACCGATGAGGACGGGCGTCGGGTTCGCATCTCGCGCCGCAACGGTAAGGACATCTGA
- the rplV gene encoding 50S ribosomal protein L22 gives MNARNDAVAPEEGAETPSRAVARARYVRATPMKVRRVVDLVRGRHAQEALAVLRFAPQSASEPVEKVLASAIANAENNLDLDPETLWISSIFVDEGPTLKRIRPRAQGRAYRVRKRTSHITVEVESRPQATGRARKSSVKGSAR, from the coding sequence ATGAACGCCCGAAACGACGCTGTGGCGCCGGAGGAAGGCGCGGAAACGCCGTCGCGCGCCGTGGCGCGGGCCCGCTATGTCCGCGCCACGCCGATGAAGGTGCGCCGCGTGGTCGATCTCGTCAGGGGCCGTCACGCTCAGGAGGCCCTGGCCGTGCTCCGGTTCGCGCCGCAATCTGCCAGCGAGCCGGTGGAGAAGGTGCTTGCCAGCGCCATCGCCAACGCCGAGAACAACCTCGACCTCGATCCGGAGACGCTCTGGATCAGCAGCATTTTCGTGGACGAGGGGCCGACACTCAAGCGCATCCGGCCGCGGGCTCAGGGCCGCGCGTACCGGGTCCGCAAGCGGACCAGCCACATCACCGTCGAGGTCGAGTCCCGGCCGCAGGCCACGGGCCGGGCTCGCAAGTCCAGCGTGAAGGGAAGTGCCCGGTAG
- the rplN gene encoding 50S ribosomal protein L14 produces MIQQESRLRVADNTGAKEILCIRVLGGSGRRYAGIGDVIVATVKEAIPGANVKRGDVIKAVIVRTVKERRRPDGSYIRFDENAAVIIKADNEPRGTRIFGPVGRELRDKRFMKIISLAPEVL; encoded by the coding sequence GTGATTCAGCAGGAGTCGCGGCTCCGCGTCGCTGACAACACCGGAGCCAAGGAAATCTTGTGCATCCGCGTGTTGGGCGGCTCGGGGCGGCGGTACGCGGGTATCGGCGACGTGATCGTCGCGACCGTGAAGGAAGCGATCCCGGGCGCCAATGTCAAGCGTGGTGACGTGATCAAGGCCGTCATCGTGCGCACCGTGAAGGAGCGCCGTCGTCCGGACGGTTCCTACATCCGGTTCGACGAGAACGCCGCAGTGATCATCAAGGCCGACAACGAGCCGCGCGGTACGCGCATCTTCGGCCCGGTCGGTCGTGAGCTGCGTGACAAGAGGTTCATGAAGATCATCTCGTTGGCTCCGGAGGTGCTCTGA